A genomic segment from Lignipirellula cremea encodes:
- a CDS encoding TadE/TadG family type IV pilus assembly protein, which produces MHQQQKSHRFRSGSRRGTSTVEFALAAPIVFVMFFAAIEYSRVNIVRHTSDNAAYEAARRGIIPGATAEQVETAARNVLATAFILNAEVEILPDVIEDDSEEITVTIHAPMADNSYGVRAFFPTTVLTSRITMRRETVE; this is translated from the coding sequence ATGCATCAGCAACAGAAATCTCATCGCTTCCGCAGCGGCAGTCGCCGGGGTACTTCCACGGTGGAGTTCGCTCTGGCCGCGCCGATTGTGTTTGTGATGTTCTTCGCGGCGATCGAGTATAGCCGGGTGAACATCGTGCGGCACACCTCGGACAATGCGGCCTATGAAGCGGCCCGGCGCGGGATCATCCCCGGCGCCACGGCCGAGCAAGTGGAAACGGCCGCCCGCAACGTGCTGGCGACCGCGTTCATTTTGAATGCCGAGGTGGAGATCCTGCCCGATGTGATCGAAGACGACTCCGAAGAGATTACCGTGACCATCCACGCGCCGATGGCGGATAATTCCTATGGCGTGCGGGCCTTTTTTCCCACTACCGTGTTGACCTCGCGCATCACCATGCGCCGGGAAACGGTCGAGTAA
- a CDS encoding VWA domain-containing protein: protein MSPCISIGSRRRSGLRARRGAMIVLLSFMMVVILIFAAISIDVAQMHLTRTQLRTATDAASRAAAEALSRTQSQSAAEQAALDTAEQNSVAGAPFELRTSQVEFGSTVQGDDGAWVFVAGVSPPNAVRVYGDRTSASISGSVPLFFGGLHGNGDFEPQLTSTAHVVDRDIVLVLDRSGSMAWDLTGVDWSYPPGLVYPESYCLAPHSTQSRWAAAVAATNSFVVEINKTIQEEKLGLVTYASAGNWCDKKYLAAETNRQLTTDYPSVLSTLASRSQKPIPGGTSISAGIDYGVAAVTNPNTSRPLASKTIVLMTDGVHNQGRSPVDAAIDAEAAGVVIHAITFSNGADQAQMKQVAAVTGGKHLHAPDAAALIKAFKEIAGTVPVVLTE from the coding sequence GTGTCGCCCTGTATCTCTATTGGCAGCCGACGTCGTTCGGGTTTGCGGGCTCGCCGCGGCGCCATGATCGTTCTGCTGAGTTTCATGATGGTGGTGATTCTCATTTTCGCCGCCATCAGCATCGATGTCGCCCAGATGCATTTGACACGGACCCAGCTGCGCACCGCGACGGACGCCGCCTCCCGGGCGGCTGCCGAAGCCCTGTCGCGAACCCAAAGCCAGAGTGCGGCCGAACAAGCAGCCCTGGATACGGCCGAGCAGAACTCCGTAGCAGGAGCGCCCTTTGAGCTGCGCACCTCGCAGGTGGAATTCGGCTCGACGGTACAGGGCGACGACGGCGCCTGGGTGTTTGTCGCTGGCGTTAGTCCGCCCAACGCCGTGCGAGTTTACGGCGACCGCACGTCCGCTTCCATCTCGGGCTCTGTCCCGCTGTTTTTTGGCGGGCTGCACGGCAACGGCGACTTTGAACCGCAACTGACTTCCACTGCTCATGTGGTCGACCGCGATATTGTACTGGTGCTGGATCGCTCCGGCTCCATGGCCTGGGACCTGACGGGCGTCGACTGGTCGTATCCCCCGGGTCTGGTTTATCCAGAATCTTACTGCCTGGCTCCCCACTCCACGCAGAGTCGCTGGGCGGCGGCCGTCGCCGCAACCAATAGCTTCGTCGTTGAAATCAACAAGACCATCCAGGAGGAAAAACTGGGTCTGGTCACGTATGCCAGCGCCGGAAACTGGTGCGACAAAAAGTACCTCGCGGCGGAAACCAACCGCCAGCTGACCACCGACTATCCGTCAGTACTTTCGACGCTCGCCTCGCGCTCCCAGAAGCCGATACCCGGCGGGACAAGCATCTCTGCGGGGATCGATTACGGCGTCGCCGCCGTTACCAATCCGAACACCTCCAGACCGCTGGCCTCAAAAACGATCGTGCTGATGACCGACGGCGTGCACAACCAGGGGCGATCTCCGGTCGATGCGGCCATCGACGCTGAGGCGGCCGGAGTCGTGATCCACGCCATTACATTCAGCAATGGAGCCGACCAGGCGCAAATGAAACAGGTCGCTGCCGTCACCGGCGGAAAACACCTGCACGCCCCCGACGCAGCCGCGTTGATCAAAGCCTTTAAAGAGATCGCCGGTACGGTTCCGGTGGTTCTCACTGAGTAG
- a CDS encoding TadE/TadG family type IV pilus assembly protein, whose translation MARSQKQKRFRQGGAVTELAICLPVIVTLVFGSIETCSLVYLRQGLEAAAYEGVREAIRLQATNDSAAARCREVLDARRITSYQIRFVPSDVSAVPRGEFVRVEIEAPSGANGVMQAWILQASNVTAQATMVKE comes from the coding sequence ATGGCCCGCTCCCAAAAACAAAAACGCTTTCGCCAAGGCGGCGCGGTTACGGAACTGGCAATCTGCTTGCCGGTCATCGTCACGCTGGTTTTCGGCTCCATCGAAACCTGCTCCCTGGTTTACTTGCGACAGGGTCTCGAAGCCGCTGCCTATGAAGGCGTGCGGGAAGCGATTCGCCTTCAGGCCACCAATGACAGCGCCGCGGCCCGGTGCCGCGAAGTCCTCGACGCCCGACGGATCACCAGCTATCAGATCCGATTTGTTCCCAGCGATGTCTCCGCCGTCCCCCGCGGCGAATTCGTACGGGTCGAGATCGAAGCTCCCTCCGGCGCCAACGGCGTGATGCAGGCCTGGATACTCCAGGCTTCGAACGTGACCGCCCAGGCAACGATGGTCAAAGAATAG
- a CDS encoding RluA family pseudouridine synthase translates to MMELSEDAVDVVVPEDQAGARLDVFLASHFSRHSRVQLRRAISAGTVSVDGAGAKPSYRLLAGQVVRIALPDLPREGPRPENIPLDVVFEDESLAVVNKPRGMVVHPGKGHWEGTLTSALAFRFENLSTTGGATRPGIVHRLDRDTTGVLVVAKNDITHTHLAAQFQDRTVEKVYAAIVSPSPDRDADIIEKPIGPHPHQRDKMAIREHHASSREAKTFYEVEKRFRGFALLRVFPKTGRTHQIRVHLAHVGCPVLCDRLYGGRAVINRGEIEGTSSDEMLLDRQALHARRLTFDHPHTGERMTFEAPLPPDMQSVLDALAKRKK, encoded by the coding sequence ATGATGGAACTTTCCGAAGATGCAGTTGATGTTGTCGTACCTGAAGACCAGGCTGGCGCCCGGCTGGATGTCTTTCTGGCGTCGCATTTCAGTCGCCATAGCCGCGTCCAGCTAAGGCGGGCAATTTCGGCGGGCACGGTGTCCGTCGATGGCGCGGGGGCCAAGCCGTCGTATCGTTTGCTGGCAGGCCAGGTCGTGCGTATCGCCTTGCCGGACCTGCCGCGCGAGGGCCCGCGTCCGGAAAACATCCCGTTGGATGTTGTCTTTGAAGACGAATCCCTGGCGGTGGTCAACAAGCCACGCGGCATGGTCGTGCATCCGGGCAAGGGGCACTGGGAAGGCACGCTGACGAGTGCTCTCGCTTTTCGTTTCGAGAATCTCAGCACCACAGGCGGTGCGACGCGGCCTGGGATTGTGCATCGCCTTGATCGTGATACGACCGGCGTGCTGGTGGTCGCCAAAAACGACATTACCCATACGCATCTGGCCGCGCAATTCCAGGATCGCACGGTCGAGAAGGTCTACGCAGCCATTGTTTCCCCTTCGCCGGATCGCGACGCGGATATCATTGAAAAGCCAATCGGTCCGCACCCGCATCAGCGGGATAAAATGGCGATTCGCGAACACCATGCCTCCAGTCGCGAGGCAAAGACCTTTTACGAAGTGGAAAAACGGTTCCGCGGCTTTGCCTTGCTGCGCGTCTTCCCCAAAACGGGCCGCACCCATCAGATTCGCGTGCACCTTGCCCATGTCGGTTGTCCTGTATTGTGCGATCGCCTTTACGGCGGCAGGGCTGTGATCAACCGGGGTGAAATCGAAGGCACGTCGTCCGACGAAATGCTGCTCGATCGACAGGCGTTGCACGCGCGTCGGCTGACCTTTGATCATCCCCACACCGGGGAACGGATGACGTTCGAGGCTCCCCTTCCGCCCGACATGCAGTCCGTGCTGGATGCGCTGGCCAAGCGTAAAAAGTAA
- a CDS encoding DUF1570 domain-containing protein gives MDIRRPLRLFSFLVAWSGLAWAGACGGSALQAADWMMQLSVDGRMVEGKVLVAQKDEVVMLLRDGEIVRFPPQKASDYRKTQSRFQAWSQSEMRGQLLREFGRGFEVSGAGNYLVVHPAGQRNLWAARFEELSRSFAMYFSARGFPLQQAPFPLVAIIFPTHGDFARAAARSGIQVSQGVLGFYSPTSNRILMYDVTAGNATASAWYINAETVIHEAVHQTAFNTGVHNRLAPQPRWLVEGLGTLFEAPGVWNSRAFPKRSDRINKYRLEAYRKYAAGRREADAIAGLVSDDRLFQTDPEGAYAEAWALTFYLSENQPRKYAELLERAASRPDFKPYTGAERLRDFQSIFGTNLPLLDAQMQRFMATLR, from the coding sequence ATGGATATTCGCCGTCCGCTTCGCCTGTTTTCTTTCCTGGTTGCCTGGTCCGGGCTGGCGTGGGCCGGCGCTTGCGGCGGAAGCGCACTGCAGGCGGCCGATTGGATGATGCAACTGTCGGTCGACGGCAGGATGGTCGAAGGGAAGGTGCTTGTCGCCCAGAAGGACGAAGTGGTCATGCTGCTGCGCGATGGGGAAATCGTCCGGTTTCCTCCGCAAAAAGCAAGCGACTACCGGAAGACCCAGTCCCGTTTCCAGGCCTGGTCCCAAAGCGAAATGCGGGGGCAGTTGCTGCGGGAGTTTGGTCGAGGGTTTGAGGTTTCCGGCGCCGGCAACTATCTGGTGGTGCATCCGGCCGGACAAAGGAACCTGTGGGCGGCCCGGTTTGAAGAACTATCCCGCTCGTTCGCCATGTATTTTTCGGCCCGGGGCTTCCCGCTGCAGCAGGCGCCGTTTCCTCTGGTGGCGATCATCTTTCCCACGCATGGCGATTTCGCCCGGGCTGCGGCCCGCTCGGGGATTCAGGTCAGCCAGGGCGTGCTTGGCTTTTATTCGCCCACCAGCAACCGCATTCTGATGTACGATGTGACGGCGGGAAACGCCACTGCGTCGGCCTGGTATATCAACGCGGAAACCGTCATCCACGAGGCCGTCCATCAGACGGCGTTCAACACGGGCGTGCATAACCGCCTGGCTCCGCAGCCCCGCTGGCTGGTCGAAGGATTGGGAACCCTGTTCGAGGCGCCGGGCGTCTGGAACAGCAGAGCGTTTCCCAAGCGGAGCGACCGGATCAACAAGTATCGGCTGGAGGCGTACCGCAAGTACGCCGCTGGCCGCCGGGAGGCGGATGCGATCGCTGGGCTCGTGAGCGACGATCGCTTGTTCCAGACCGACCCCGAAGGCGCCTATGCGGAGGCCTGGGCCCTGACCTTTTATCTGTCCGAGAACCAGCCGCGCAAATACGCCGAGTTGCTGGAACGGGCGGCTTCCCGCCCGGACTTCAAGCCGTACACGGGCGCCGAACGTTTGCGGGATTTCCAGTCGATCTTCGGCACGAATCTGCCTCTGCTCGACGCCCAGATGCAGCGTTTTATGGCGACGTTGCGGTAG
- the smpB gene encoding SsrA-binding protein SmpB: MAKSNKNKEKGAKPKKKGADEVRKVVSINRKATHRYEVLQTLECGLVLVGSEVKSLREGKVSLEEAFGRVRGGEAWLMGCEIPEYRQASVWNHEPKRPRKLLMHSSEVRKFANRAHEQGLTLTPLEMYFNERGVAKVVMALCRGRKLHDKREVIKKADVKRDLDRAMKQRTQPPRSN, translated from the coding sequence ATGGCGAAATCCAACAAGAATAAAGAGAAGGGCGCCAAGCCCAAAAAGAAAGGCGCCGATGAAGTCCGGAAGGTGGTTTCCATCAACCGGAAAGCAACCCATCGCTACGAAGTCCTGCAGACGCTCGAATGCGGGCTGGTGCTGGTCGGCAGCGAAGTCAAAAGCCTGCGCGAAGGAAAAGTCTCCCTGGAGGAAGCATTCGGACGCGTCCGCGGCGGCGAGGCCTGGCTGATGGGCTGCGAAATCCCCGAGTACCGCCAGGCGTCGGTCTGGAACCATGAACCGAAACGCCCTCGCAAACTGCTGATGCACAGCAGCGAGGTGCGCAAATTCGCTAACCGCGCCCATGAGCAGGGTCTGACGCTCACACCGCTTGAGATGTACTTCAACGAACGCGGCGTCGCCAAAGTTGTGATGGCGCTGTGCCGCGGTCGGAAACTTCACGACAAACGCGAAGTCATCAAAAAAGCGGACGTCAAACGGGATCTCGACCGCGCCATGAAACAGCGGACCCAGCCGCCGCGCTCGAACTGA
- a CDS encoding ABC transporter permease, giving the protein MRPYLAIVKDSFRAAMASWVLYICLGCITIVFIALLPLSIQDKVATGLLREEVPDPAPLIERLVTAGPQAAEKKDGSAQSPDDGARQVTAEPQAVALIWSRLPALVQDHLRDVHQRMQKTDLDEQEYRTAILAQMAATVELVEVLNQQLDKPDFFDEKAWTGLPLPAEAQEMQKAGLESLTSEQQKHFNRLAFDAAFPALVQPASRTELQLTYAGMEIPTVPVRKKDLDDWLRSELPWLLDKFVLSIGLVVAIFVTAPILPQMFEPGSLHLLLSKPISRTGLLLARFCGGCAFVLLCATYLFVGCWLIMGLRFGFWHTGFLVCIPIYTFVFMIYYSVSVLAAVLWRNTIVAVLATVLLWGLCWGLGLADWGIQLALDMERPARIEAVGDAIVYLDAAKYPRVWSDGDWKPTLLSPLQTEQGAEANLHAIFLGPVYDKKENLLLAVRLRPKGVFDRPGLDYRSLLIASSTKGESSYLEAAGAPDGAQHLFQEPGGALLVIAPGDTFYRMSGDPLARIQYLESGKTPAAEETLPEEAEDDAPGEDDAPEQHSARTILARLEFPWRTAGPESPLRLSRPAAFAMHPVSGQLAIYSRGRLLLLEKNAKDVYDVVKQSDQPLPGDAEASAAPASLAFAGDTLLVARQSDGVFTVDASTLKLRKHYAEESLDPVQAAASPQGDLFAVRFANGEVWLLDRAQDSFAKADQLKGQGKISAVAFSPKGNLLIGDQAKRLYEYGPDGTRLQRTLAGRSSTMELVYYWVIRPLYLVLPKPGEFHETVSFLMGDKDAASQHPWRPVWTSALFVAVMLGLSCWYMQRANF; this is encoded by the coding sequence ATGAGACCTTACCTCGCCATTGTAAAAGACTCCTTCCGCGCGGCGATGGCGTCGTGGGTGCTCTACATTTGCCTGGGCTGCATTACGATCGTTTTCATCGCTCTGTTGCCGCTGAGCATCCAGGACAAAGTCGCCACCGGTCTGCTGCGCGAAGAAGTGCCGGATCCGGCTCCTTTAATCGAACGCCTGGTGACGGCCGGCCCGCAGGCAGCAGAGAAGAAAGACGGCTCCGCGCAATCTCCCGATGACGGCGCCAGGCAGGTCACCGCAGAACCCCAGGCCGTCGCGTTGATCTGGTCCCGCCTGCCGGCCCTGGTGCAGGATCACCTGCGGGACGTCCATCAACGGATGCAAAAGACCGACCTGGACGAACAGGAATACCGCACGGCCATCCTTGCCCAGATGGCGGCGACCGTCGAGCTGGTCGAGGTCTTGAACCAGCAGCTCGACAAGCCCGACTTCTTTGACGAGAAAGCCTGGACCGGGCTCCCCTTGCCGGCGGAAGCCCAGGAGATGCAAAAGGCCGGGCTGGAAAGCCTGACTTCAGAGCAGCAAAAGCATTTCAATCGTCTGGCGTTTGATGCGGCTTTTCCTGCGCTGGTGCAGCCGGCCAGCCGGACAGAGCTGCAGCTGACTTATGCTGGCATGGAGATTCCCACAGTGCCGGTGCGCAAGAAAGATCTCGATGACTGGCTCCGCAGTGAGCTGCCCTGGCTGCTCGACAAGTTTGTCCTGTCGATCGGCCTGGTCGTCGCCATTTTTGTCACGGCGCCAATCCTGCCACAAATGTTTGAGCCGGGCTCGCTCCACTTGCTGCTGAGCAAACCGATCTCCCGGACGGGACTGCTGCTGGCCCGGTTCTGCGGCGGTTGTGCGTTTGTGCTGCTCTGTGCGACGTACCTGTTCGTCGGTTGCTGGCTGATCATGGGCCTGCGGTTCGGCTTCTGGCATACCGGGTTCCTGGTCTGCATTCCCATTTATACGTTTGTCTTCATGATCTACTACAGCGTTTCCGTATTGGCGGCTGTTTTGTGGCGGAACACAATTGTCGCCGTGCTGGCGACCGTGCTGCTGTGGGGACTCTGCTGGGGACTGGGTTTAGCCGACTGGGGTATTCAGCTGGCGCTCGATATGGAACGCCCGGCCCGGATCGAAGCCGTTGGCGATGCGATCGTCTATCTGGATGCGGCGAAATACCCGCGGGTCTGGTCCGACGGCGACTGGAAGCCAACGTTGCTCTCGCCGCTGCAGACGGAGCAGGGCGCCGAAGCCAATCTGCATGCGATCTTCCTGGGGCCGGTTTACGACAAGAAGGAGAATCTCCTGCTGGCGGTGCGTCTGCGCCCCAAGGGGGTTTTTGACCGACCGGGCCTCGATTACCGCTCTCTACTGATCGCCAGTTCGACCAAGGGCGAATCATCGTACCTGGAAGCGGCCGGCGCTCCCGACGGAGCCCAGCATCTGTTCCAGGAACCGGGCGGCGCCCTGCTGGTGATCGCGCCCGGCGACACCTTTTACCGGATGTCCGGCGACCCGCTGGCCAGGATCCAATACCTGGAAAGCGGTAAAACCCCAGCCGCCGAAGAAACGCTTCCTGAGGAAGCCGAGGACGACGCTCCTGGGGAAGACGATGCCCCCGAACAGCACAGCGCCAGGACGATCCTCGCCCGGCTGGAGTTCCCCTGGCGGACCGCGGGGCCCGAGTCGCCTTTGCGGCTGTCACGGCCGGCCGCATTCGCCATGCATCCGGTCAGCGGGCAGCTGGCGATTTACAGTCGCGGGCGGCTTCTCCTGCTGGAGAAAAACGCCAAAGACGTGTACGACGTCGTCAAGCAGTCGGACCAGCCGTTGCCGGGCGACGCGGAAGCATCCGCCGCGCCGGCTTCGCTGGCTTTCGCCGGAGATACGCTGCTCGTCGCGCGGCAATCCGACGGCGTGTTCACCGTGGACGCATCCACCCTGAAGCTTCGCAAGCATTACGCCGAAGAGTCGCTTGATCCGGTCCAGGCAGCCGCCTCTCCCCAGGGGGACCTGTTTGCCGTGCGGTTCGCCAACGGAGAAGTCTGGTTACTGGACCGCGCCCAGGACAGCTTTGCCAAAGCCGACCAATTAAAAGGTCAAGGAAAAATCTCGGCCGTCGCCTTTTCTCCCAAAGGAAACCTGCTGATAGGCGATCAGGCGAAACGTCTTTATGAATACGGCCCTGACGGGACCAGGCTGCAGCGGACGCTGGCGGGTCGTTCTTCCACCATGGAGCTGGTTTACTACTGGGTGATTCGGCCCTTGTATCTGGTGCTGCCCAAACCGGGCGAATTCCACGAAACGGTCAGCTTTCTGATGGGCGACAAGGATGCCGCCAGCCAGCACCCCTGGCGCCCTGTCTGGACCAGCGCCCTGTTCGTTGCGGTGATGCTCGGATTATCCTGTTGGTATATGCAACGAGCCAACTTTTAA
- a CDS encoding ABC transporter ATP-binding protein, which yields MESRRENAPGSPVGPVAICVNDLKKTYHTGLLNQHAFVALRGISFRVNQGEIFGLLGPNGAGKTTFIKVLLGIVRATAGSASLFDLPAGSNASRRLVGYLPENLSLPRHLTANTALEYYGNLNNVPTRKIQEKRQGLLELVGIADRAGDAVGTYSKGMRQRLGLAQALLHDPRILVLDEPTDGLDPGARSQVRKILTDLKEQGVTVFLNSHLLQEVELICDRVAVLDRGELRFVGSVREIGELLESSAQGGGRLEVTLELLAGAEVVERLFTGASVLRKEATRDKEWRITAHFADQAAVDAQVDRLRSAGASIVGLSRRKSTLEDAFLQLTTPASDPT from the coding sequence GTGGAATCCCGTCGAGAAAACGCCCCCGGATCGCCCGTCGGGCCTGTTGCGATCTGCGTTAACGATCTCAAAAAAACCTACCACACCGGTCTGTTAAACCAGCACGCTTTTGTCGCGCTGCGAGGTATCTCCTTCCGGGTGAACCAGGGCGAGATTTTCGGCCTGCTCGGTCCCAACGGAGCCGGCAAAACGACCTTCATCAAAGTCTTGCTCGGCATCGTCAGGGCGACGGCCGGCTCGGCCTCGCTTTTTGATCTGCCCGCCGGCAGCAACGCATCCCGGCGGCTGGTCGGTTACTTGCCAGAAAACCTGTCCCTGCCGCGCCATTTAACGGCCAACACGGCCCTGGAATACTACGGCAACCTCAATAACGTGCCGACCCGCAAGATCCAGGAGAAACGCCAAGGCCTGCTGGAACTGGTTGGAATCGCCGACCGGGCCGGCGACGCAGTTGGCACTTATTCCAAAGGGATGCGGCAGCGACTGGGACTCGCCCAGGCCCTGCTCCACGATCCCCGGATTCTCGTCCTCGACGAACCGACCGACGGCCTGGATCCCGGCGCCAGAAGCCAGGTCCGCAAGATTCTGACCGACCTCAAAGAGCAAGGCGTCACCGTTTTCCTCAACAGCCACCTGCTGCAGGAAGTCGAGCTGATCTGCGACCGAGTCGCCGTGCTGGACCGGGGCGAGCTGCGTTTTGTCGGATCGGTCCGCGAGATCGGAGAGCTGCTGGAAAGCTCCGCCCAGGGCGGCGGCCGCCTTGAAGTCACCCTGGAACTGTTGGCAGGCGCCGAGGTAGTCGAGCGTCTGTTTACCGGGGCCAGCGTGCTGCGGAAAGAAGCGACCCGCGACAAAGAGTGGCGCATCACGGCCCATTTTGCGGACCAGGCAGCGGTCGACGCACAGGTCGATCGGCTCCGCAGCGCCGGGGCCAGCATCGTCGGGCTGTCACGCCGCAAGTCCACTCTGGAAGACGCCTTTCTTCAGCTCACAACCCCAGCCAGCGACCCCACATGA
- a CDS encoding DUF3500 domain-containing protein, giving the protein MHDPSRTPSVSNPSSVSRRTFLGAAGAAGAVLAASPVVAAPAKAPEKTPETLVSLLYDSLTPEQRGEVCFDWDHQDKSRGLLRTRISNNWHITKPTINSEFYNRDQRQMVREIFEGLIQPEWHARVDKQLQDDAGGFGKSNNIAIFGKPGQDKFELVLTGRHMTLRCDGNTTEHVAFGGPIFYGHAASGFDEKPGHPGNVYWEQALEANKVYAMLDGRQRRLAEVAKSTAEEKAGFQGPKGDFTGIPVTELSADQKEQVQKTLQKLIEPYRHSDRDEVVACLKAQGGLDNCHLSFFTDEDLGNDKVWDNWRLEGPSFVWHFRGVPHVHVWVNIADSPDVKLNA; this is encoded by the coding sequence ATGCACGATCCGTCCCGCACGCCTTCTGTTAGCAATCCGTCGTCCGTTTCTCGCCGCACCTTTCTGGGCGCCGCAGGAGCCGCCGGAGCGGTCCTGGCCGCCTCGCCGGTTGTGGCAGCGCCCGCCAAGGCGCCGGAGAAAACCCCGGAGACGCTGGTTTCGCTGCTGTACGATTCGCTCACGCCGGAGCAGCGGGGCGAAGTCTGCTTTGACTGGGACCACCAGGACAAGAGTCGCGGCCTGCTGCGCACGCGGATCTCCAACAACTGGCACATCACCAAGCCAACGATCAACAGCGAGTTCTATAACCGCGACCAGCGGCAAATGGTCCGCGAGATTTTTGAAGGCCTGATCCAGCCCGAGTGGCACGCCAGGGTGGACAAGCAATTGCAGGACGACGCCGGTGGTTTTGGCAAAAGCAATAACATCGCCATCTTTGGCAAGCCGGGTCAGGACAAGTTTGAGCTGGTTTTGACGGGTCGCCACATGACGCTACGTTGCGACGGCAACACGACCGAGCATGTCGCCTTTGGCGGGCCCATTTTCTACGGCCACGCCGCCAGTGGTTTTGATGAGAAGCCGGGCCATCCGGGCAACGTCTATTGGGAACAGGCCCTCGAAGCGAACAAAGTGTACGCCATGCTCGACGGTCGCCAGCGTCGCCTGGCGGAGGTCGCCAAATCCACGGCCGAAGAAAAAGCGGGCTTCCAGGGACCCAAAGGCGATTTCACCGGCATCCCCGTGACGGAGCTTTCCGCGGACCAGAAAGAGCAGGTCCAGAAAACGCTGCAGAAGCTCATCGAACCGTATCGCCATAGCGATCGCGATGAAGTCGTCGCCTGTCTGAAAGCCCAGGGCGGACTCGATAACTGCCACCTGTCGTTCTTTACCGACGAAGACCTGGGTAACGACAAGGTCTGGGATAACTGGCGTCTGGAGGGGCCTTCGTTTGTCTGGCACTTCCGCGGCGTGCCCCACGTGCATGTATGGGTCAATATCGCCGACAGCCCCGATGTCAAACTGAATGCCTGA
- a CDS encoding DUF3088 domain-containing protein, with protein MQFLWILAVHLMVFSAVFGLLRVWPYLQEKLHEHRNPWPRPRRQVGETFQNFHAAEPGPKRPHMPGRAGRMTASNALHHSTEQMG; from the coding sequence ATGCAGTTCTTATGGATTCTGGCTGTTCATTTGATGGTTTTCTCGGCCGTGTTTGGGCTGCTGCGTGTGTGGCCCTACCTGCAGGAAAAACTGCATGAGCACCGCAACCCGTGGCCGCGTCCGCGCCGCCAGGTCGGCGAGACCTTCCAGAATTTCCATGCGGCCGAGCCCGGCCCTAAACGCCCACACATGCCGGGACGCGCCGGGCGGATGACCGCCAGCAACGCGCTACACCATTCCACCGAGCAGATGGGCTGA
- a CDS encoding tetratricopeptide repeat protein, which yields MFVSTDDYSRACNAWHAGDLDRALHISYTALSKDEDNGRLWELRGLIHRDRGEPHQCADAIERASLLTPLQPLARVCLAEAYGQLNRRELARDLYRELFHASDMTVALLLQTAVGLDAIDQPALAMRACQNAIELDPLASQPYYDMGYYAARCGRPPQVVESLARKAISLDPDRVSYRVGLAALMLKHERFEEAYEVVSHISQEQIRSVRCRCCLVRLVSLFEQSGDATRAEQSRQQVDWLTEEDIQSGCD from the coding sequence ATGTTCGTATCGACCGACGATTATTCGCGTGCTTGCAACGCCTGGCATGCAGGCGATCTCGATCGCGCTCTGCACATCTCTTACACCGCCCTGAGCAAGGACGAAGATAACGGCCGGCTGTGGGAGCTCCGCGGCCTCATTCATCGCGACCGGGGCGAACCGCACCAGTGCGCCGACGCTATCGAAAGGGCCAGCCTGCTTACGCCGCTGCAGCCGCTGGCCCGGGTCTGTTTGGCCGAAGCGTACGGCCAGCTCAACCGCCGGGAACTGGCCCGAGATCTGTATCGGGAGTTGTTCCACGCCAGCGACATGACGGTCGCCTTGCTGCTGCAGACGGCGGTCGGACTGGATGCAATCGACCAGCCCGCGCTCGCCATGCGGGCCTGCCAGAATGCAATTGAGCTTGACCCGTTAGCGTCGCAGCCCTATTACGACATGGGCTATTACGCAGCCCGCTGCGGAAGACCGCCTCAGGTGGTGGAATCGCTGGCCCGGAAGGCGATCTCGCTGGATCCGGATCGGGTCAGTTACCGAGTCGGTCTGGCCGCCCTGATGCTCAAGCACGAACGGTTTGAGGAAGCGTACGAAGTCGTCAGCCATATCAGCCAGGAACAGATCCGCAGCGTGCGGTGCCGTTGTTGCCTGGTGCGGCTGGTCTCCCTGTTTGAGCAGTCGGGGGATGCGACCCGTGCAGAACAAAGTCGCCAGCAGGTGGACTGGCTGACCGAAGAAGACATTCAATCTGGATGCGACTAA